Part of the Salmo trutta chromosome 2, fSalTru1.1, whole genome shotgun sequence genome, TTAAAAAGCGCAGGCGCTTGAATGACAACTTCTCTGAGAGGGGCAGTGTGTTTGAGTATCGCATGGCACAGGAGGGTGTGTGAGAATGGGCGATAGGCTGGAGGGGAAAGAGACCTAGAAACACAGTTCCACTAAGAAGAGTGCGAGGTGTGCTGGAGAGAGCATTTAAAATGCATTCATgtcctgttttttttttaggccttgaACAATGCTTTTTTTCCATGTCTGTAGTACAACCACCCATTCCACTAGTCAAACCACGGTGTTTAAAAGGATGCTAGTGGTATGTCCTTTATAATACGCACAGAGACAAACATGGAAATTGTTTCACCGGAAGGGGAGTTAATGAAACAAGTTTAATCTTCTGAAGACAGACCTTTAGGCCTAGATTCAGTCAGGTCAAGGGTTAACCTGACCTGTGTCAACAGTATCATTTGTTGTATTTTCCTTCAAGCTTAGGCAACAGTGTGTTAAAGCAATCTCTAGACATCTATTCTACGCTCTTCTAGACTAGTCTGCTGCCTCTCACCACAACTGATTAGAAACAGGATGTAAAAGCAACACTAGATTACAGTTGTATGGCTTCAAGGGTGCTAACTAACTAGACTTAACGAGGTGTAACGAAGACTAGCCAACCTTTGGATCAGATGTATACAGTAAATCACTGCATTGGATTTGTTCTGTGTGGAACTTTGACTTTCATTATTGTACAACTAGTTTGGAGATGTATCACAACTGCATGTATCCCAATTGAATACATTTGAAAGCTTGCCATTTATTTATTGAAAAATTACACCATTTAAAACATGAGGTTTTACAGTAGCAGTGTGAGCACAGCCCTGACAACAGGGAgcatctcaattgcatactctcCTTCTCAAAACTCTTGCTCATCCAATGGGTTGAGGcggcgaggagtatgcaattgaggcTCCCAGAGAACCAAGGAAAGTAGTTATCAAAATTCACACACACCAAGCCAAAATGACGGTTTGCTGTTCTTGCACTGCCACCCTGTGTTCAGAGCACCACATGACACAAATGTTACAAAATAGCCTGTGTCATGAAGGGTCTGTGAGCTATGGGAATGAGTACAATGATTGCAGTCACAGGCCTCAGTTACAACACTAACCCCTGCATGGTGCCTAGGTTTACAGTATCCCCTCAAACTAAAGGCCAGACCCCAATATGAATTCCAGGGTGTTCTGGGAGATAAGGAGACACAGCAGGAGGTGGGGCAGGAGGGTTTGGGTGCGGTGGGGCTGAGAagtcctgggggggggggagtgggaaGGGGTACAGGCTCTGGGCAGGCATACATGGAGACTAGATTGAGAGATAGTGAGCATTGCTGTTGCAGCAGCAGGAGGTTGGTTGGAGTGGCATGGGACTGCGGATCAAAGACAGGAAAATCCCAATTCCTGTGGTAAAAATGTTGGTCACACCCAAAGAGCAAGTCTGCCTCTCCTTGTCACCACTGAGCACTCACCCACCCTGTATTGACTGATACAGTGGCTGTGGGCTTGGGTTGCGAGACAGAGGGCGGTAGCTACGGCCCTGACCTGACAGAGGGCGGTAGCTACGGCCCTGACCTGACAGAGGGCGGTAGCTACGGCCCTGACGTGACAGAGGGCGGTAGCTACGGCCCTGACGTGACAGAGGGCGGTAGCTACGGCCCTGACGTGACACAGGGCGGTAGCTACGGCCCTGACGTGACACAGGGCGGTAGCTACGGCCCTGACGTGACACAGGGCGGTAGCTACAGCCCTGACTGACAGAGGCAGATATCCTACGCATCAGGAAAGACTACTCAATAATCGGCAGCTTCGTATACCGTTAACCTTTAATGGCTCCTTTAAAAATGGGTGAAATAGATCAAATTGTAGACATGACTCTAGTCTAGAAGTCTGTCACAGTATACAAATAAGCCCATTAGAGCTGACTAGGGGATTGAAGCTCAACTTTTGTCAACTGCAGATAGGCAGTAAGATCAAATTGTCTTGTAACACTGGCACAGCTCTAAAGGACAAAGAATACAAGGAAGTTAACACTGACCCCATTAACACTGACAACTTTACTCAAGTCAGGAACAAACACTTAATTTGGGTTGCACCATCTGAACAAACAACGTcactggaggaaaagggggggggaGGTGATCCACTGGTCTAAAGCAATGAGACAAGATGACcaacacaccacgcacacacaaagacaaacagctcGCTCTTCACTTTGAGGTTTAGAGAACCTCACTTTGTTTTCCTACTTGAGGCTCTTGGCACTGAACTAGCACAATGTTGAACAGCACCCTGCCTCTTCCTACATTGACACTCAAAAGAGTGGAAAAAAAGTCATACCCTGTGTAAGACAAGTAAACGTTTTCAATAATGACCTTTCCGTAACCTGGCTTTATGTGCAGTTTTACAATTAATCTTAATACAAACaaagaaaggagaaaaaaaatgacattttccaCTGAAAAACATTGAATAGTTGAGGTAGGTAACAAATAATTCTTAAAAGAAAATGAATATACAATAGTGAAAACAAATCCCTGTATTAAGACGGAGGTAAACAGTGGTTGAGGTAAATATTAGTGGTTGTATGGTCGAGTTAGATATAAGTAGCACATTTGAATGTACAATTGTCTTCTGTAAACATTTAATACTATGACCTGTCAATTTGAAGTGACAGATTGATAGGGTGGACACATTTCTAGCCATGATTTAAGCTTGTACGAATAGGTCAGTAGTATCCTTGCATTGCACTTACAATATATTTGGTGCTGGTTTGATTTGACAGTCAGTCAATAATGGGGATGACGCCTGAGAGGGGGCCCACTCTGTAGGGTATACTGACCAGCAGGCTGGTGAGACGACTGATTGGGCAGACCCAGCGCATCAAACACACTCTTATTGGGCGGTACTGACTGGAGCATAGCGTCCAAGTCCATAATGAGGGGAGGGCGCCCGCTGGGTAAGAGGGGCCAGTAGGCATGACCTACAAAATGGCTGGATGTGACAGGAGACCCCCCATAGCCATACAGAGGCATCCCTAGTGGAATCAGAGGGCCCCCATTAAAACGCATGCTGGGCGGGGCCACAGTGTTGGGCGGTGTGTACTTGGCATACGAGGTGGGCAGCTCCCAGGGAGGGGCGGAGACTCTGCGGGCAGACTTGTGTGGAGGGAGTCTGCAGTCCTCGTACCCATCTGATCCCGCCTCTCCCTCAGGCACCCGCTTCCCTCCCTGCGACACACCCCTCCAGTCCTcatcggaggaggaggaggcggggcTGGCGGAGCTGGCTGAGGCGCTGCGGGCAGTGGAGGAGTAGCGAGGGTGTGGACGAGTGTGGGGCTCCACCCCCCAGCAGTCCCTGCCAGGCTCTCCTGCAGCGCTGGCCGGCCTCAGGCTATGGAGGAGGGAGTCAATGGCAAAGGACGAGTCCAGCTTGGGCCGGTACAGCTCCTCCTGAAGGGGGGAGTGTTGTCTGGTGGAAAAGGGGGGTAGAGCAGTGAGAGGTGGGCCTGGGGGTAGAACAGTGACTGGTGGGGCCGGGGGCTCTGTGTCTGGCTTATGTTGGTGCCCATGCAGGATGTAAGGGGCGAGGTCCTGGGCGAAGATGGTCTCATCCTGGCGCGACACGGCAGTGTTCTGTCTCTTGAGGAGCTCCAGAGGCACCCGGCTCTCCTCCACGGCCCAGAAGTTGCCCTTCCCCTGGGGCTTCCCAGGATCCTTTAATACCTACAGGGACCGGGAGTAACAGCAGTGAGATCACGGGTATAGTACAACCTGAAAACCAGTCAGACAGGATTGCCCCAGTCtcacaaaactctgaattagctAGAATGAGCTAGAATGATTTACTTGATCTACAGTTTCATGAAGCACTGCAGTGGCCCTTGGTAGgctacaaataaaatgtattctgtatttatttggacagtgaagctcaAACTTAATTTAGCTCAATACTCCAGCATTTGGGATTTGAGATCAattgttttatatacagtatgaggCGACAGAGCgccaccttttatttgagggtattttaaaATATAGtttttactgtttagaaataAAAAGCACTTTTTATATcgagtccccccatttgaaggggTCATAAGTACTTGGACAAATAGtctaaagtttagtatttggtcccatattccaagcacgcaatgactacatcaagcttgtgactctacaaacttgttggctgcatttgcagtttgttttggttgtgttttttgGAATAGGttttgcccaatagaaattaatagtAAATAATATATTGTGTGCACAAAGATCAtgcccccaaaacatgctaacctctcaccattgtCAATAACAGGGGATGTTAGCATTttggggggggtatgatatttgcaATTAATTAATGATAATCTGTAATCATTGTAGCATCCatttagaagtgttcagaaacattcttatttacaataaaagtgactgcaAAACATTTTACCTCATTAATTACACGTTtctagagtcacaagcttgatgtagtcattgcatgctaggaatttGGGACCAAATACTGaccttttgactactttaatacactgtGAATGTGTCCAAAATACATGGTGCCttccaatgggggggggggggggcctagaTACTAAATGCTTTCATTTCTAAGCAGCAAAACAGGTAGTACCCTcaaaaaaggtgacattctgtaccgTCGCcttatataaaacatttgatctcataaaaaatgctggagtatagagctgAATTAAGTTTTTGATTCATTGTCTGAAGAAATACAGATGGGAGAGTATACTTGCTTGTAGGTTGTTTGGATTTTAGAATCAAAAAGTGCCTTTTTGAGCCCACTGATTGACATAGCAATAAAGACCCCTAATAAGACACACCTTAACAAAGCAGTCATAGGAAGAGAGGTTGTGTCTCACTGAGTCCCGCCAGCCCTTGTAGTTCCCTTCGAAAAAAGGGAAAAGTGTACTGATCTCCTTTAGAatctggggagagagaagggagtcaATTTACTTCAATTGGTGTCTGCATTAAAACAGACAAATTAACAGACTATATGAAGAGATATACTATTTAACACGCCACATGATTGTAGGCATACATTTAACTCATTTATATTAATTCACTGTCATCATGCAGCATTTTCATAGGCCTAGAATAAATAACTTAAGATGCACTGTAGGACTGCACAGAGAGCAGTCCTCGACTACACTTCTTATCACCTCAACCCACTGCAGCTGATACAGCTCAGTGTCTGCTTTCACTGTATGCTGCTATCCTTAACAAAACAAACCCAGAAGAGCATGGCAGTGTTACTATTCTGTTAAGCATCAAATGATTGTCCTGCTGGTTAAATGCAGTTCAACTGCATATCCCTACCCCAACAAagaccgtttttttttttacttatcatAAGAGAACATCTCCGATTAGAAATTAAGTTTTAAAGTAATTAAAACCCATATAACCTTTATTTTCGGACCATGAAACGGACACATAACCATGCATAATTTGGCCAAAATTGACACAACCGTTCGTAATTTGGCCCAAATGTACCATTCTAAACTCGCATGtccacacacaaactcacttTACCTCAGACAAAGTAATCTTCTTCTCTGGAGAGTTTTGGATGACCATGGCAATCATTGCGAGGTATGAGTAGGGTGGTTTGGGGTAGCGCTGatagttttttttctttccaCTTTTCGCATTTTTCTCCTCGTCCCAAGATTCCTCCTGGTCTAGCGGTGTCGCTTTATCCATGGGCGCTGAGGCCAGGTTGAATTGGTCAGGGGCAGGCTTCTCGAGCCGTGGAGGCTGTCGGACTGGCGCCTGGATAGGGCAGTAGGGCCAGTGTTGGGCTGGAGAGCTCCGCGCTGTGTTGCTCAGAGGATGGATCTGGAAGTCAAGTTGATGATCGTGATTGCCTCCCAGGCTAGGAGAGCGCAGGTAGAGAGCGGGTGGTGCCAGCATGCTCTGACCCCCCCAGTGCTTTGTCATGCTGATCAACCTGGGGGCAGATCGGGCTGCACGGTCGGACAGGCGAGGGGGGGGAGTCGGCCCTTAACCCCTGGCAGACTGCTGGCTCCAGGCCGCTGGCTGGCTGCCTAGTTGAAGAGCAAACAATTAACAGTTTCATGTAAATCCCGCTGTGTAATCGATGAGAGAATGGAGCGCTATCTGCGGGCAGAATGACTGATCGCCCCGGGCGGCTAGGGAGGGTCTGTGTGAGAAAGAGACAGTAAACCTGTAAATAACCCCTCGGACAAACAACATGCCACTTACCACACAGCGTTAATTTTGGTAATCCGCTCCAAAACTTTTACGCATCAGGTGCGCACAGGAGTGAGCTTCTTATATCCGCAGAGAGAAACATCCAAATGTTATTTATATATCAGTCCACTGGAATGAATTGAATCATTAGCCCCCCTTACACAAGTTGTTGGGGATCATAGTGAGAAAGGTAACCCCCAACCTCCATCTCATCCCCTTCATTTTTTAAACGTGCTTACAGTAAACGCAGATTGTGATGTTCCAATGCCATCACATCAGTCGCCAACGTGCCCCATATAAAGGGGAGAAGTCGAACGAGAGGGTCCCACAAAGCAGATTGAAAAATAAAACCAAGAGGTATTTTTAGTGAGGCTTTCATTTCATTCAATATACATAGGACCGCTAATATACAAACATTGAGGGATTAATTAACGCCCTGGCCCACTAAAACACATACTCACGGAAGACAACATTTCAACTGAAAGATTACCTCATTAATTGTGTTGCTGATTTGTTCATTGTTACAAATTGTCAACACCGGACAAAATCTAATCGATCACATTAGTCAATAGTAACTGCCCGATTAAGGTCCTGTATACCATATTTTTTAGAAGGATAATATAATCgaattatgtaaatatggtagaTATTGCATAGTCTGAGAAAACAAACAGTAGGCAGACTAGGCACTGGTATAGCCTGCGTGTTGTCAGCAGAATTAGGATCGATGTTCGTATTCAAGAGCAAATACAAACTTTTGAGAGTTCTCAAAACCCCGGGGACCGTGCAGGAGCGCACCGGGTTTAGAGTGTGTTGCGCACAGTAGGAAGTCCCTTGAGAATATGCAGTGCACGTCCAAAGAGATTAGTTTCGGTAATGTATTTATCTTTTGTGTAAATTAATGTAGTGCTAATGCCATAGCCCTTACTTCTCAGCAAAACAAGTTGGATTAGCCAGATTGACCCCGTCTCGTTCCTGGGATTGCCTACTATTCAGCATGTGAGGAAGACAATGGAAGATTGAACACCATCCATGGTCGCCTAGTGATGGGGACATTCGCACCTTGTAAATACGAGCTATTGTCCGATTTATGCACAAGTTCAATTTAAATATAGGCTATGCAGAAGCCGTTACATGACACATTATTATCAAGGCTGTCTAACCAAGGGAACATTTTAATTAATTAACTCTGTTAGGCAGTTAATATGGGGAGAAATTTGCACTTTCAAACAAAACTGAAAAATGTGCAAGTAATAAATACATGTTGCCTACAATATGTGAAAGTGGCAAAACGCGTTTTAGCCTGTTGAGTGTCTCAGGTAACCTAGGCCAGACTTTTTATGTCTACCATTATCTCTTCGATCTTACCGTGTAGAAATGAGCAGTCAAATATTTCAGATCAGATATTGGAGTGATATCGAAAAGGTACAGGAGACCATCGTGCATTCATGCTGTCCTCACCTGGCTGGTACACGGTCTAATTGCTCCAATGTGACCTCTCGTTTCCAATTAGTTGTAATCAACCAACTCTTCCTGCTTCCTATTATGAATTGTGTTTTGACAGGCATTCCATGCTAAACACAATTTCACAGTACTATGAAACTAAATATATTTGGGTATTTGTAGAAGAACAATGTGATATTGTTTATAAAGACCAACTAATATTTTATTGACTGCTGTTCAGAAACTTGTTAGGACATGTATGTACATTTGAGTAGACATGTTCAGGCCAAAATAAATACTTCAGTATTGCTCCCTGATGACTATTAAAATGAGAAAATGAAGGATAATAGATTATACAGTGCCCTACTTAATTaatgggacagtgaagcattttttttcttattttggcgctatactccaaaagtttggatttgaaatgactatgaggttacagtgcagactgtcagctttaatttgatggtattttcatccatatcaggtgaaccgtttagaaatcacagcactttttgtacatagtctgcaccaatttgtaagtcgctctggataagagcgtctgctaaatgacttaaatgtaaatgtaaatgtagtcccGCCaatttaggggaccaaaagtattgggacaaattcacttgtacttatattaaagtagtaaaaagttaagtatttggtaccatattcatagcacgcaatgactacatccaGCTTGTaactctacaaatttgttggattcACCTTGTTTGGTTGTGTTTGAGATGATTTgatgcccaatagaaatgaatggtagatagtgtattgtgtcattttggagtcagttaagaacaaattcttatttacaatgatggcctacaccggccaaaccggatgatgctgggccaattgtgcaccgccctatgggactcccaatcacggccggttgtgatacagcctggattcgaaccagggtgtctgtagtgacgcctcaagcactgagatgcagtgccttaaaccgctgcttTCACTCTggagaacatgcatcctgtttgcaacaacacactaaagtaatactgcaaaaaatgtgtcaaagcaattcattttttgtcctgaatacaaagtgttatgtttggggaaaataaatggattggagctaagcacagactaaatcctagaggaaacctgcttcagtctgctttccaccagacactgggagattaattcacctttcagcaggacaataacttaaaataCAAGAACAAATctaaactggagttgcttaccaagaagacagtgaatgttcctgagtggccagttttgacttaaatctgctcgaaaatctatggcaagacctgaaaatggttgtctagcaatgctcaacaaccaatttgacagagcttgaagaataatgggcaaatgttgcacaatccaggtgtggaaagctcttagagacttacccagaaagacttacagctcttatcgctgccaaaggttattctaacatgtattgactcagggggtaaTGGAATTGAATTTAttaaatcaagatatattagtgttgtatttttcatatattttttacaaatgttttagtttttcttccactttgacattacagagtattttgtgtagatcattgacaaaaaatgacaattaaatccattttaatcccactttgtaacacaacaaaatggggggaaagtcaaggggtgtgaatactttctgaagccactgtaaTCCTTTTAAGCTTCTCTGAGATACTCCCCGATACTGAGATGGACTAAAGAGAGTAGGTTTAGTCCTGCTGGGAGAGAGGAGTCACTGTCTTTGTCCCCCTGAAGCTTTCCAATAAGGGACAAATTCCATGTCTGAATCATCTCTACAGACCTTTCAAACACATTCTCAGTCAGGATGCACAATCCTCTGGTTTGGATAAGACTAAGACAAAAtctttagtttgagaaacagaaatggAGGGCACTGCACAGCATGGATGATCCACGTGAACAATAGCCATGCAATCCCAACATCCTATTTAAGTTATCTTGAATCGGTCATGAGATAACGGCACACCTTTCTTTTCCAGAGCCTCCTTTAGACAATGTTGCTTCAACAAGCACAGTCAATAAAATATCATTTCCCCACCGATCACAGAACAATTGAGAAAACACATAATTCAGGATGCATCATTCCTAACGTGAAAAACAAGAGAAGCATCCCATTCTCTGTgcttgctaccatgttgtgttgcttaaatcaaaaacatgtgctgccatgttgttgtcatgttgtgctgctactatGCTGTGtcttcatgtgttgctgccttgctatgttgttgtcttaggtctgtctctctttatgtagtgttgtgttgtctctcttgtcgtgatgtgtgttttgtcctataaaaaaaaaaatatatatataattataattatttttattttttaatcccagcccctgtccccgcaggaggccttttgccttttggtaggccgtcattgtaaataagaatttgttcttaactgacttgcctagttaaataaaggttaaataaaataaaataaaaaatctgtgtCCAAACCTCTGCAGAATGTTACTCCAGTGTTGACCAGGGAGGTCAGCAGAGGTCAACAGATTACTGAGTCATCATTGTCTGTGGGTCTCAGCAGCAGATTGTCTTGGCCTGGGAGTTTTCCCAGGATTATCTATCAGTCCAACCAACCCCGAGCTGTCAGTGGACCCGTCACATAAACAGAATAGGCCTACTACATTTTAAACAAATTTCAGGTCAAATCTAGCACATGTTAGCTAGATCTCTTCAGGTGTGTTATCTTCATTCTCTGATAGATACAATACCCTCCTCTTTCACTATTGTAAAATATAACACACCTATATATTttttctagtggttagagccttggGCCAGGAATTGagaggttgctggatcgaatccccgagctgacaaggtaaaaatctgtcgttctgcccctgagcaaggcagttaacccactgttcccctgagcaaggcagttaacccactgttcccctgagcaaggcagttaacccactgttcccctgagcaaggcagttaacccactgttcccctgagcaaggcagttaacccactgttcccctgagcaaggcagttaacccactgttccccgcaCCGAAGACGGGGATTCAGAAGGGTCGGGTTAAATgcaaaagacacatttcagttgaatgcattcagttgtacaactgactaggtatccctctttccccTTTATATGAAGCATGAGAAGGGGTGGACTACAGTATTTTTCATACAGCTGTTCTTTTGAATGATTTTAAAGGGAAATGTCAGAAAATGTGAGACTAAGTTTAGGTAGCCAGGATTTTGTTGTCAAATAGTTTGGTGAAGGTCATTTTACTGTACAGTTACAGTTGATATGCACTGTATGTCACATAATAAATATTGCACTAGGCTCACAGTATTTTAATTCATAGGGTTTGCTCTGAGCAATGTCGTCCTCTTGTGGCACCTTTCAATGACAACAGCCGATGTTATGTTTGAATCAGATGGCGTGTCAAGTGGAGATGAGAGTGGGAATAAGTGGATTACAGTGGAAAATGCAAAAGGAAATAAGATAAGTAAATTGCTAGTGGACTCTAGTAAATCCAAGCGTAGTTATGACAATTCTTAGGTTGGAGTAAAGGTTTTGGATCGATGTTGTTACCTGGGAGATCCGATTGAGGTCTATAGAAATTGTGGTTTGAGGTGGCGTCGGCGAGAGTAACGAGGGGTGTgcactttttgttgttgtgtgtatcTTTGGAACAGAAGGAGCGTGCTCTGCGCCTCGAGAAGATATCGGATTGGAATGTGACGTGTGTGGCTCTTCGAAGCAGAGCGCATATCAAGGGTGTTATCTCTGGGGCGGCACTAGAAGGGAAATCAAAGGATATACGTGAAGAATTGGATCAGGTGGTTGGTGCACACCGACTGACCCGCGAAGCAGATGGCGCGAAGAAGCCCACTCCATCCATTCtatagtttaaaaatatatatagtctCTTCTCCCTTCACCTGTGTATTTTGATTTTATGAGATACCCTGTAAAAGCCTTCATGCCCAAACCCACGCAGTGTGATAAATGCAAAATATTTGGTCACGTGTATGTAGATGAgttgcctaccccggccaaaccctaacacaCTGGgccaatttacatttacatttaagtcatttagcagacgctcttatccagagcgactgcgccacactatgggactcccaattacagccagttgggatacagcctggaatcaaaccagggactgtagtgacgcctctagcactgcgatgcattgCATTAGGCCACTCGGGAGGCTTCTGCTGCAATTGCGTTGGTGAACATGCACCCGAATTTCTGAAGTGAcctgttagggtgaaggagaCTGAGGCGGTAAGAATATGGACTGTCCAGCATGTCCTATCCAGAGGCCGTGAGAAGAGTGGAAGAAAGGAGTGAAGTTGAAGAAATAATGGTAATAGGAGTAGAGACACCAGATAATATTAATTGTCAGAGGGATCCTGACATGTTGCATGTTAAGAAGGTGGACTTTAGCGTTAATTGCATTGGTTATCATCTGCACAGGGCAAACAGAGGACATCTAAGAAAATAAGTATTGTGAGTGCGGCTGAGCATTTTGTTGGGACTGTGggattattatgatttttttttttacagcagaGGCATTACAAGGAAGGCTGTCGATGAATGCTCCATCTTCACATGCACCCGAGCCTGTTTATGGATTTGAACTGTGACTGAAGGAGtgagatgttttttttattttgtataacgtCGTGTTCCCACCCCATCCAGcaatgaaatatattttgtttcAATACCCGGTGCAGTAGATGGCGACAATAGACCTGCACCAATAGGTGTATTCTGCCAAACAActttaaaaagaagaagaaaaatataaCCGCGCAGCGGTTGTTATGGAGAAGCATTTCCCCTGAGGGCTGGAGAAACATTGGAGAGCTGGCGTTGGGGACAGAAAGCAGCTGATCGGTTTCAGACGGGCTGAGAACACGAGCTCGCCCTTCTGTCAGACTGAATGAACTCCATAGGTAAGCAACATGCGTTGTTTTTCATCGCCAATACATTTTAAAGTCGACATTTGAGCTACGCAAAGCAAACTTTTACCGCGACTGAATGAGGTCAGGTAGGTGAGTTGTTAGCAGCCTAGCGATAGCTTGGCTTCCTAATTAATTTGCATGGCAGGCATTACAAAATGGCAATGACGCACAGGTTGGCCACGGAGAGCGGTATGTTTGTAGCAGGTCGTTTAGGATAAGCGATGTAGAAAcgtttgttgttgaccaaatttaaCTTACTACTTCAGCTAACTAGCTGCATAGTTTTATGTGACTGGAGTATTAGATTTAGACTATTTTGGCTGAACTAGAAGGCTACTTACTGCGTCTCTAGTGTAACCTGGCACCTAGCATGCTAAACTAGTCTCTTACCTGTAGCGTGCTAGTTAAATCTGCTAACCTCTACACACAGTGAAACAGATTTTTCATAATGATTCTGCTTGCTTACTATTCAAAGTTTGTAATGTATTGGTCAGTCATCAGACATTTTACTGTTATTTTAGGTGGATAACTTGTTACATGATTGTAGACAGTTGTTAATATGTTCAATTCATGCAACAAGTTACTTGTATTTTTCAGTAGGCTAGTACTGCAAGACTTTTGCCAGGTACCAAGTAAAGAAGCACAGATAGATGTGTACATTTTAATGACTTACTTTAGAATAGAAATTCAAGTCTATTGCATTGATGGATTGTGTCCGTGTGTTGTTTTCCAGGTCTGACTATATGAAATATATGACGTGTTAGTGTATTATATTTGTGTGTGTCAAGGACCAACATGATTTCAGGCCTAGAATTTACGTTATAAGAATGACACTGCCTTGTAAATGACAAACACACCTTATGTCGGCTGTCCC contains:
- the LOC115150753 gene encoding forkhead box protein H1 gives rise to the protein MTKHWGGQSMLAPPALYLRSPSLGGNHDHQLDFQIHPLSNTARSSPAQHWPYCPIQAPVRQPPRLEKPAPDQFNLASAPMDKATPLDQEESWDEEKNAKSGKKKNYQRYPKPPYSYLAMIAMVIQNSPEKKITLSEILKEISTLFPFFEGNYKGWRDSVRHNLSSYDCFVKVLKDPGKPQGKGNFWAVEESRVPLELLKRQNTAVSRQDETIFAQDLAPYILHGHQHKPDTEPPAPPVTVLPPGPPLTALPPFSTRQHSPLQEELYRPKLDSSFAIDSLLHSLRPASAAGEPGRDCWGVEPHTRPHPRYSSTARSASASSASPASSSSDEDWRGVSQGGKRVPEGEAGSDGYEDCRLPPHKSARRVSAPPWELPTSYAKYTPPNTVAPPSMRFNGGPLIPLGMPLYGYGGSPVTSSHFVGHAYWPLLPSGRPPLIMDLDAMLQSVPPNKSVFDALGLPNQSSHQPAGQYTLQSGPPLRRHPHY